In a single window of the Bacteroides sp. genome:
- a CDS encoding 4-hydroxy-3-methylbut-2-enyl diphosphate reductase, with amino-acid sequence MRIEIEARSGFCFGVKRAIERAEEALHQGEPLFCLGQIVHNEEEEKRLQGLGMQQLEPGHLKAIQGKRVLLRAHGEPPETYHRFYEKGARVIDATCPVVIKLQKRVKKAFEEMPGAQILIYGKQGHPEVIGLEGQTGYRAIVVGDNAKDLEIVDLRKPVVLFSQTTKSLEGFGELIQRIWQGMQSVGADPDELLTVNDTICRQVSRRGPAIKKFAQSHDVIIFVSGINSSNGRYLFGLCREVNPKTYLVGHAKDLQKEWIEGAQSVGISGATSTPRWQLEQVAEAIKNLT; translated from the coding sequence ATGCGTATTGAGATTGAAGCCCGCAGCGGGTTCTGTTTTGGAGTAAAACGTGCCATTGAGAGGGCGGAAGAGGCCTTGCACCAGGGCGAGCCATTGTTTTGCCTGGGGCAGATCGTTCACAACGAGGAAGAAGAGAAAAGGCTTCAGGGTCTGGGGATGCAGCAGCTCGAACCCGGGCATTTGAAAGCCATTCAGGGGAAGCGCGTCTTGCTGCGTGCCCATGGCGAGCCACCCGAGACTTATCATAGATTTTACGAAAAGGGGGCCAGGGTGATCGATGCCACCTGCCCTGTCGTAATCAAGTTACAGAAAAGGGTTAAAAAGGCTTTTGAAGAGATGCCCGGGGCACAGATTTTGATCTATGGAAAACAAGGACATCCGGAAGTCATTGGCCTGGAGGGGCAAACGGGTTACCGGGCCATCGTGGTGGGCGACAATGCCAAAGACCTTGAAATAGTGGACCTGAGGAAGCCTGTGGTATTATTCAGCCAAACCACCAAAAGCCTGGAAGGTTTTGGGGAGCTTATCCAAAGGATATGGCAGGGGATGCAAAGCGTGGGAGCCGATCCCGATGAATTGCTTACGGTGAACGACACCATCTGCCGGCAGGTGTCGCGCAGAGGGCCTGCAATAAAAAAGTTTGCACAAAGCCACGATGTGATTATTTTTGTGAGCGGCATCAACAGTTCCAATGGACGTTACCTTTTTGGCCTGTGCCGCGAGGTGAATCCAAAGACTTATTTGGTGGGCCATGCGAAAGACTTGCAAAAGGAATGGATTGAAGGGGCTCAAAGCGTTGGCATCAGCGGAGCCACCTCCACACCCCGCTGGCAATTGGAACAGGTGGCGGAAGCCATAAAAAATTTAACTTAG
- the porQ gene encoding type IX secretion system protein PorQ, which translates to MIKKLKSFLFIALLSGPVLVFAQQSGRAYEFLGLPVSARVTALGGYPVPDLDADLGSALFYPSLLRPEVSNHLSLNFVDYFGDINYGTVAFAKTFEKPGTFSASLQYIDYGVFTEADETGQTYGQFGAGEYNFMLGWARPLNEHFSIGSNVKLIYSSLEEYYSWGLAADVSVTYQNPERLLAMGLVARNIGRQVIHYRENNSESLPFDLVFGISKKLANAPLRFSFAVHNLHRFDLTYVSPIQLPGQSYWGDEEPSQTASERVGDFSDKLMRHMVVGMEFLPGKNFAFRIGYNYRRRQEMKVDTRLSTVGFSWGFGVKISRFQLNYGRSNYHLAGAPNHISISTSFSDLFQSGDSVPSQPE; encoded by the coding sequence ATGATAAAGAAGCTAAAGTCTTTCCTTTTTATTGCTCTTCTTTCAGGACCTGTGTTGGTTTTTGCCCAGCAAAGCGGCAGGGCCTATGAGTTTCTGGGTCTACCGGTTTCGGCAAGGGTCACTGCACTGGGCGGATACCCCGTGCCTGATCTGGATGCTGACCTGGGGTCGGCTTTGTTTTATCCTTCTCTCTTGCGGCCTGAGGTGAGCAATCACCTTTCACTCAATTTCGTTGATTATTTCGGCGACATCAATTACGGGACGGTCGCTTTTGCCAAGACCTTTGAAAAGCCCGGGACCTTCAGTGCCTCCTTGCAATACATCGATTACGGGGTGTTTACTGAGGCAGACGAGACGGGACAGACCTACGGGCAGTTTGGGGCCGGTGAATACAACTTCATGCTGGGCTGGGCCCGCCCGCTCAATGAGCATTTCTCCATCGGCAGCAATGTAAAACTGATTTATTCTTCGCTAGAAGAATATTACTCCTGGGGATTGGCGGCAGACGTATCGGTGACCTACCAAAACCCTGAGCGCCTTTTGGCTATGGGCCTGGTGGCGCGCAATATCGGGCGGCAAGTGATCCACTACCGGGAAAACAACAGCGAATCCCTTCCCTTTGACCTGGTGTTTGGGATCTCAAAAAAACTGGCCAATGCGCCACTGCGTTTTTCCTTTGCCGTACATAACCTGCACCGCTTTGACCTTACCTATGTTTCACCCATTCAATTGCCCGGACAGAGCTACTGGGGCGATGAAGAGCCTTCCCAAACCGCCAGTGAGCGTGTGGGTGATTTCTCTGATAAGTTGATGCGACATATGGTGGTGGGAATGGAATTTCTTCCGGGTAAAAATTTTGCGTTCCGGATCGGTTACAATTACCGTCGCCGGCAGGAGATGAAGGTGGATACCCGTCTCTCGACGGTTGGGTTTTCCTGGGGCTTTGGGGTGAAGATCTCCAGGTTTCAGTTGAACTACGGCCGCTCTAATTATCACCTGGCCGGTGCACCCAATCACATTTCTATCAGCACGAGTTTTTCCGATTTGTTCCAATCAGGAGACAGCGTTCCTTCCCAGCCCGAATGA
- the coaE gene encoding dephospho-CoA kinase (Dephospho-CoA kinase (CoaE) performs the final step in coenzyme A biosynthesis.) — MLQVGLTGNIGSGKTTVCKVFENLGVPVFYADLRARVIMEREVVVNRVVKEFGADILDEEGKLNRKALAGIVFNDREKLDRLNGIVHPLVRTDYLEWVSENKDQPYVIEEAAILFESGMAAHFDQVIVVAAPLEVRIERVMQRDGISREEVLRRAANQFAEEELVARADYVIHNDNRQLVVPRVLTIDQSLRRMQQF, encoded by the coding sequence ATGCTACAGGTAGGCCTGACAGGAAATATTGGCAGTGGTAAAACAACGGTGTGCAAGGTGTTTGAGAACCTTGGCGTGCCGGTGTTCTACGCTGACCTCAGGGCTCGCGTGATTATGGAACGCGAAGTCGTGGTAAACAGAGTCGTGAAGGAATTTGGAGCAGATATCCTGGATGAGGAAGGGAAACTGAACCGTAAGGCGCTTGCAGGCATTGTGTTCAACGACAGGGAAAAACTGGACCGGCTTAACGGAATCGTTCATCCCCTGGTGCGCACGGATTACCTGGAGTGGGTCAGTGAAAATAAGGATCAGCCCTATGTCATTGAGGAGGCAGCCATCCTGTTTGAATCGGGGATGGCCGCTCATTTCGATCAGGTCATCGTGGTGGCAGCCCCGCTGGAAGTGCGTATCGAAAGGGTGATGCAACGCGATGGGATCAGCCGTGAGGAAGTGTTGCGCAGGGCTGCAAACCAGTTTGCCGAAGAGGAACTGGTGGCAAGGGCCGATTACGTGATCCATAATGACAACCGTCAACTGGTGGTGCCACGGGTGCTGACCATTGACCAGAGTCTGCGCCGGATGCAACAATTTTGA
- a CDS encoding YbbR-like domain-containing protein, whose translation MKSIKAYWHTLRQRFREPGRKKKTYVFLLCLLCSAFFWLFIKLSREAQMVFEQPLVITNVSSDVVVSQLSHERVSYTVQTNGARLLLSRYAKPYDSLRVDAGTLGKVTRNGKLWHYVSPGQLRSRLSERLDASSQLVGIWPDTVFVSLAYAAQKRLPVRPDATYTFERRFGQYGPVALNPDSVTVRGPRQLIDTLQAIYTEPLTFELLAETVQQPVALMNPAFGQGLTLEVNQAELIIPVEEFTETSVDLNIEVVCPQEAGQGQRNLRLFPNRVTVTCLVSLKDYARLEASQFKAHVVCPSGNPDNTDRLEVIVETFPEFVSIQSIRPSSVEFLIIE comes from the coding sequence ATGAAAAGCATCAAAGCATACTGGCATACCCTCCGGCAGCGGTTTCGTGAGCCGGGCAGGAAGAAAAAGACCTATGTCTTCCTGCTGTGCCTTTTATGCAGCGCCTTTTTCTGGCTTTTCATCAAGCTTTCGCGCGAGGCGCAGATGGTGTTTGAGCAGCCACTGGTGATAACGAATGTGTCCTCCGATGTGGTTGTCAGCCAGTTGAGTCACGAGCGGGTAAGCTATACCGTTCAGACCAATGGCGCCCGTCTGCTGCTTAGCCGTTATGCCAAGCCTTATGATAGTCTCCGTGTGGATGCAGGGACGCTGGGAAAGGTGACACGCAATGGTAAGCTCTGGCATTATGTTTCGCCGGGACAGTTGCGCAGCCGGCTGTCGGAACGTCTTGACGCCAGCAGTCAGCTGGTGGGTATCTGGCCCGACACGGTATTTGTCAGTCTGGCCTATGCTGCCCAGAAACGTTTACCGGTCCGCCCTGATGCGACTTATACTTTTGAGCGCCGTTTCGGGCAGTATGGCCCGGTGGCGTTGAACCCCGACAGCGTGACCGTCAGGGGCCCGCGGCAGCTCATCGACACCCTTCAGGCCATTTACACCGAGCCCCTGACGTTTGAACTCCTTGCAGAAACAGTTCAGCAGCCCGTGGCCCTTATGAACCCGGCATTCGGCCAGGGTTTGACACTGGAGGTGAACCAGGCCGAGCTGATCATACCAGTGGAAGAGTTTACCGAGACTTCGGTGGACCTCAACATCGAAGTGGTTTGCCCCCAGGAGGCAGGGCAGGGGCAAAGGAACCTGCGGCTGTTCCCCAACCGGGTGACGGTGACTTGCCTGGTGTCTCTTAAAGATTATGCCCGGTTGGAGGCCTCACAGTTCAAAGCCCACGTGGTGTGCCCCAGCGGGAATCCAGACAATACTGACAGGCTGGAGGTCATTGTTGAGACCTTCCCTGAATTTGTAAGCATTCAGAGCATCAGGCCCTCCTCGGTTGAATTCCTGATCATTGAATGA
- the yajC gene encoding preprotein translocase subunit YajC → MNFLNPIILMTPPAEGGAGGIGAFLPLILLIVVFYFFFIRPQMKKQKDLNKFRENLKKGDKIITIGGIHGKIIEINDKTFIIEVEGQNRLKIERSAVSQNAVSENLAETR, encoded by the coding sequence ATGAATTTTTTGAATCCTATCATTCTTATGACTCCTCCCGCAGAAGGCGGGGCTGGTGGCATTGGTGCCTTTTTACCCCTGATCCTCCTGATCGTGGTCTTTTATTTCTTCTTCATCCGTCCGCAGATGAAAAAGCAAAAGGACCTGAACAAATTCCGCGAGAACCTGAAGAAAGGCGATAAGATCATCACCATTGGCGGCATCCACGGAAAGATCATTGAGATTAACGACAAGACCTTCATCATTGAAGTGGAAGGCCAGAACCGCCTGAAGATCGAGCGGTCGGCGGTGTCGCAGAATGCAGTGTCGGAGAATCTGGCCGAGACCCGCTAA
- a CDS encoding DUF1573 domain-containing protein: MNHKIHFFLIVALMAGLTFSCKRGESTSVAQAVETTSPASGETKAPAVTFEKTEYDFGKIFSGEKVTYSFSFTNTGDGPLIIVNTRSGCGCTVGDYPREPIPPGGEARIKVSFNSAGRKGFQSESVRVVTNAQPQEYLLRITAEVLQN, encoded by the coding sequence ATGAACCATAAGATCCATTTTTTTCTGATCGTTGCCCTGATGGCCGGTTTAACCTTTTCGTGCAAGCGTGGGGAGTCCACCTCTGTAGCGCAGGCCGTTGAAACCACCAGCCCTGCGTCAGGCGAGACCAAAGCCCCTGCAGTGACTTTTGAAAAAACGGAGTACGATTTCGGAAAGATATTCTCTGGGGAAAAGGTGACCTATAGTTTCAGTTTCACAAATACGGGCGATGGTCCGCTGATCATCGTCAATACGCGCAGCGGCTGTGGCTGCACCGTGGGTGATTACCCGCGTGAGCCCATTCCCCCGGGCGGCGAGGCACGCATCAAGGTGAGTTTTAACAGCGCAGGGCGAAAGGGCTTCCAGTCGGAGAGCGTCCGCGTGGTGACCAATGCCCAGCCGCAGGAATACCTGCTGAGGATCACCGCAGAAGTATTGCAGAATTAA
- the nusB gene encoding transcription antitermination factor NusB, which yields MRVKVLQSLYAFFQSGNSDLGAGEKELLFGIEKIYDLYLYQFALLAELFHQEERLLAENRYKHLPSQDDLNPNTRFVDNKVLQIIAGHESLAAKCKKRRIGWENDQDLVRKLLAHIKQQHYFHTYMSKEEVSVADDRDFVIRMVKKDIVDFELLHSFYEEKSIYWIDDWELVNMMLVKTLKGVDPEAGLGLMLMDLFKDDEDRVFARELFKRTILNHLEMEGIISAKTQNWDLERIALMDVIIMKMALTEILKFSEIPVKVSLNEYIELSKMYSTPKSKMFVNGVLDKLVEEFVRDNKINKHVKGLSDQA from the coding sequence TTGCGCGTAAAAGTGCTACAGAGCCTTTATGCTTTTTTCCAGTCGGGCAACTCCGACCTGGGCGCCGGCGAGAAAGAGCTGCTTTTTGGGATTGAAAAGATCTACGACCTTTACCTGTATCAGTTTGCCCTGCTGGCCGAATTGTTTCACCAGGAGGAGCGTCTGCTGGCCGAAAACCGCTACAAGCACCTGCCCAGCCAGGATGACCTGAACCCCAATACCCGCTTTGTCGACAACAAGGTGCTGCAAATCATTGCAGGGCACGAGTCGCTGGCGGCCAAATGCAAGAAACGCCGCATTGGCTGGGAAAACGACCAGGACCTGGTGCGTAAGTTGCTGGCCCACATCAAGCAACAGCATTATTTCCATACCTACATGAGCAAGGAGGAGGTCAGCGTGGCCGATGACCGCGACTTTGTGATCCGGATGGTAAAGAAGGACATCGTGGACTTCGAACTGCTGCATTCGTTTTATGAGGAAAAAAGTATTTACTGGATCGACGACTGGGAACTGGTGAACATGATGCTGGTGAAGACCCTCAAGGGGGTTGACCCGGAGGCGGGACTGGGACTGATGCTGATGGACCTGTTTAAGGATGACGAAGACCGGGTGTTTGCGCGCGAATTGTTTAAGCGTACCATCCTTAACCACCTTGAAATGGAAGGGATCATTTCGGCCAAGACCCAGAACTGGGACCTGGAACGTATCGCCCTGATGGATGTCATCATTATGAAGATGGCCCTGACCGAAATTTTGAAATTCAGCGAGATCCCCGTCAAGGTGAGCCTGAATGAATATATTGAGTTGTCGAAAATGTACAGCACGCCCAAGAGCAAGATGTTTGTCAATGGGGTGCTCGACAAGCTGGTGGAAGAGTTTGTGCGCGACAATAAAATCAACAAGCATGTTAAAGGCCTTTCAGACCAGGCTTAG
- a CDS encoding DUF3276 family protein, with protein sequence MDNFGSQNTREDIFSKAVRAGKRTYFFDVKATRNEEFYLTITESKKRFDQQSGKFFYEKHKIFLYREDFDKFRDALNEAFSAIEEAQPEAPHLSRSYRDEGEGADNGQAGKASEDGTPNPGREDGEAEE encoded by the coding sequence ATGGACAATTTTGGCAGCCAGAACACAAGAGAGGATATTTTTTCCAAGGCAGTAAGGGCAGGAAAAAGAACGTATTTCTTTGATGTAAAAGCCACGCGCAACGAAGAATTCTACCTCACCATCACCGAAAGCAAGAAACGTTTCGACCAGCAAAGCGGCAAATTCTTTTACGAGAAGCACAAGATCTTCTTGTACCGCGAAGATTTTGACAAGTTCAGGGATGCCCTGAACGAAGCCTTCAGCGCCATTGAAGAAGCCCAGCCCGAAGCGCCCCACCTGAGCCGATCATACCGCGACGAAGGAGAAGGTGCCGATAACGGTCAAGCCGGCAAAGCCTCAGAGGATGGCACCCCAAACCCCGGCAGGGAGGATGGAGAGGCAGAAGAATAA
- a CDS encoding AAA family ATPase gives MSKVIAIANQKGGVGKTTTAINLAASLAVLEHKTLLIDADPQANATSGVGFDPKVVKTSIYECIIDDVEPRNILLNTSTPNLDLIPAHIDLVGAEIEMINLPNRELMMRKVIDKVKDDYEFVIIDCSPSLGLITVNAITAADSVIIPVQCEYFALEGLGKLLNTIKIVQSRLNTKLEIEGILLTMYDNRLRLSNQVVEEVRTHFQDLVFDTIIQRNTKLGEAPSFGETIIMHDVQSRGAINYLNLGREILQRNELTKIPQSEKNIAIE, from the coding sequence ATGAGTAAAGTAATAGCCATAGCCAACCAAAAAGGGGGTGTCGGAAAAACCACCACCGCCATCAACCTGGCCGCCAGCCTGGCGGTGCTCGAACACAAAACCCTGCTCATCGATGCCGATCCCCAGGCCAACGCCACCTCAGGGGTAGGCTTCGACCCCAAGGTGGTCAAGACCAGCATTTACGAATGCATCATCGACGACGTGGAGCCGCGCAACATCCTGCTCAACACCTCCACCCCCAACCTCGACCTCATCCCCGCCCATATCGACCTGGTGGGTGCCGAGATCGAGATGATCAACCTGCCCAATCGCGAGTTGATGATGCGCAAGGTGATTGACAAGGTGAAGGACGATTACGAATTTGTTATCATCGACTGTTCGCCCTCCCTGGGGCTCATCACCGTCAACGCCATCACCGCCGCCGACTCGGTCATCATCCCGGTGCAGTGCGAATACTTTGCCCTCGAGGGACTGGGCAAGCTGCTCAACACCATCAAGATCGTGCAGTCGCGCCTCAACACCAAACTCGAGATTGAAGGCATCCTGCTGACGATGTACGACAACCGCCTGCGCCTGTCGAACCAGGTGGTCGAAGAGGTGCGCACCCACTTCCAGGACCTGGTGTTCGACACCATCATTCAGCGCAACACCAAGCTGGGTGAGGCCCCCAGCTTTGGTGAGACCATCATCATGCACGACGTGCAAAGCCGCGGCGCCATCAACTACCTCAACCTGGGCCGTGAGATCCTGCAACGCAATGAATTGACAAAGATCCCGCAATCAGAGAAAAACATAGCCATAGAATAA
- a CDS encoding ParB/RepB/Spo0J family partition protein: protein MNAKKRALGKGLSALLDQSGMEPQPIYDIEKDLLPVGTVGKILLDSIEGNPYQPRTDFDDQALQDLAASIKEQGVIQPVTVRRGEDGKFQLVSGERRCKAARMAGLTDIPAYIIIATDNAMLEMAIVENIQRENLNPIEISLAYKQLIDTYDLTQEMLSERLGKSRSSIANYLRLLNLPGEIQIGLRQDLITMGHARALVSVDDIQTQLEIYQDILAQGLSVRDVEEIVKSLNETEAEPEPPAPKQPLSPEIKEKYQALQKQLTGFYGSKVQVKGRSGGKGSIVINFSSDEDLERILNLIQH from the coding sequence ATGAATGCCAAAAAACGAGCATTAGGAAAAGGATTAAGCGCATTACTCGACCAGTCCGGAATGGAGCCCCAGCCCATTTACGACATCGAAAAGGACTTGCTGCCGGTAGGCACCGTTGGCAAGATCCTGCTTGACAGCATTGAAGGCAACCCCTACCAGCCCCGGACCGACTTCGACGACCAGGCCCTGCAAGACCTGGCCGCCTCCATCAAGGAACAGGGCGTCATTCAGCCGGTGACGGTGCGCCGGGGCGAGGATGGTAAGTTTCAGCTCGTCTCAGGCGAGCGCCGCTGCAAAGCCGCACGCATGGCAGGACTCACCGATATCCCTGCCTACATCATCATCGCCACCGATAACGCGATGCTCGAGATGGCCATCGTCGAAAACATCCAGCGCGAGAACCTCAACCCCATCGAGATCTCGCTGGCCTATAAGCAACTCATCGACACTTACGACCTCACCCAGGAGATGCTCAGCGAGCGCCTGGGCAAGAGCCGTTCGTCCATCGCCAACTACCTGCGCCTGCTCAACCTGCCCGGCGAGATACAGATCGGCCTGCGCCAGGACCTTATCACCATGGGGCACGCCCGCGCACTGGTGTCGGTCGATGACATCCAGACCCAGCTCGAGATCTACCAGGACATCCTGGCCCAGGGCCTCTCGGTGCGCGACGTGGAAGAGATCGTAAAAAGCCTCAACGAAACCGAAGCCGAGCCCGAACCACCCGCACCCAAACAGCCCCTCTCTCCAGAGATAAAAGAGAAATACCAGGCCTTGCAAAAGCAGCTAACGGGTTTTTACGGATCGAAGGTGCAGGTCAAGGGCCGCAGCGGAGGCAAAGGTTCTATCGTCATCAACTTCTCTTCTGATGAAGACCTCGAACGCATCCTGAACCTGATCCAGCACTAA
- a CDS encoding DUF5683 domain-containing protein has protein sequence MSIAPAYHPNASCTLRGTARDRGFAWRYAGGLFVLLLLALPLFSQTPLPDQPQRSPEALPIDTLPSGRRIPSPGRAAMLSATLPGLGQAYNRAYWKIPIIYAGFGGVAYAVNFNNDNYQEMRRAYLAKVDGNPNTPDNYPLYTDASLKRAMEYYRRNLELSFILGAALYLLNILDANVQAHLMDFDVSEDISMKIEPRMDPSPALAGPVSHLPALKFTFRF, from the coding sequence TTGTCTATCGCGCCCGCATACCATCCCAATGCTTCGTGCACCCTCAGGGGGACAGCTAGGGACCGTGGTTTTGCCTGGCGTTATGCGGGGGGCCTTTTTGTCTTGCTGTTGCTGGCCCTGCCCCTCTTTTCGCAGACGCCCCTGCCCGACCAGCCCCAGCGCTCACCCGAAGCCCTGCCCATCGACACCCTGCCCTCTGGCCGGCGCATCCCCTCACCCGGACGCGCTGCCATGCTCTCGGCTACCCTGCCCGGACTCGGACAAGCCTACAACCGCGCCTACTGGAAGATACCCATCATTTATGCCGGCTTTGGGGGCGTGGCCTATGCTGTGAACTTCAACAACGACAATTACCAGGAGATGCGAAGGGCCTACCTGGCGAAAGTCGACGGCAACCCCAACACCCCTGACAACTACCCCCTTTATACCGATGCTTCCCTGAAAAGGGCCATGGAATATTACCGGCGCAACCTCGAACTCTCGTTCATCCTGGGCGCCGCCCTTTACCTGCTCAACATCCTCGATGCCAACGTACAGGCCCACCTGATGGACTTCGATGTAAGTGAAGACATCAGCATGAAGATAGAACCCCGGATGGATCCTTCACCTGCCCTGGCGGGTCCTGTCAGCCACCTGCCTGCCCTGAAATTCACTTTTCGATTCTAA
- the dapB gene encoding 4-hydroxy-tetrahydrodipicolinate reductase — translation MKIAIIGYGKMGHEVEKHALAAGHSIICKIDNEDDWRNFPGEAQVAIEFTTPDTAVNNIYRCFEAGIPVVCGTTGWHDRLPEVSMICLSRNQTLFYASNFSPGVNILFEINSRLAELINGFGHYQPSISETHHIQKLDAPSGTAIVLANGIIDHNQRFNTWKLRDEAHSPFEIPIEALRIDQVPGTHQVEWKGPEDTIEIRHTAHNRSGFARGALMAAQWVWQKKGVFTMKDLLNL, via the coding sequence CTGAAAATAGCGATCATTGGTTACGGCAAAATGGGCCACGAGGTAGAAAAGCACGCCCTGGCTGCCGGACACAGCATCATATGCAAGATCGACAACGAAGACGACTGGCGAAACTTCCCCGGCGAAGCCCAGGTGGCCATCGAGTTCACCACGCCCGACACAGCCGTCAACAACATCTACCGCTGCTTTGAAGCCGGCATCCCGGTGGTATGCGGCACCACCGGTTGGCACGACCGCCTGCCCGAGGTGAGCATGATCTGCCTGTCAAGAAACCAGACCCTGTTTTATGCCTCCAACTTCAGCCCGGGCGTCAACATCTTATTCGAGATCAACAGCCGCCTTGCTGAGCTGATCAATGGCTTTGGGCATTACCAACCCTCCATCAGCGAGACGCATCACATCCAGAAGCTCGACGCCCCCAGCGGTACGGCCATTGTGCTGGCCAACGGCATCATCGACCATAACCAACGCTTCAACACCTGGAAACTCAGGGATGAAGCCCACAGCCCTTTCGAAATCCCCATCGAGGCCCTGCGCATCGACCAGGTGCCGGGCACCCACCAGGTGGAATGGAAAGGCCCTGAAGACACCATAGAAATCAGGCATACCGCCCATAACCGCAGCGGCTTCGCCCGCGGCGCCCTGATGGCTGCCCAGTGGGTATGGCAAAAAAAAGGCGTGTTTACAATGAAAGATTTACTCAACCTATAA
- the lepB gene encoding signal peptidase I gives MSMYMILTILFFLASAAGLWKIFEKAGKPGWYAIVPFLNIYHWLKIIDKPLWWFIFVLVPFINVFTLLLMVVETLKCFNKHGLGQQALGVIFPFVYLPYLGFAPREKYVHPSKLPEIQKSGWREWADAIIFAVVAATLIRMFMIEAYTIPTPSMEKSLLVGDYLFVNKVTYGPKIPNTPIAFPFAHHTLPLTKFTKSYLEWIKLDYYRYPGLRRIKNNDVVVFNYPDGDTVALQRQNESYYALVRNMGREQVWQNYDIVARPVDKRENYIKRCVGIPGDSLQIVDGAILVNGTLLPDPEGVQHNFQVVTDGTPINPRVLERLNITNWGMISSGVYILEMTREAAEQVKTVTSVASVEKLSRPAGRYEPYIFPHKPEFAWNEDNFGPIYIPKKGATIAISPSNIDLYQRIIDVYEGNDLEVNGDQILINGTPATSYTFKLDYYWMMGDNRHNSADSRFWGFVPEDHIVGSAMFVWLSLDKEKSFPGNIRFNKTFRVIR, from the coding sequence ATGAGCATGTATATGATTTTGACCATCCTGTTTTTCCTGGCCTCGGCAGCAGGCCTGTGGAAGATCTTTGAAAAAGCCGGCAAGCCCGGCTGGTATGCCATCGTGCCCTTCCTCAACATTTACCACTGGCTCAAAATCATCGACAAGCCCCTGTGGTGGTTTATCTTCGTGCTGGTACCCTTTATCAACGTCTTCACCTTGCTGCTCATGGTGGTCGAGACGCTGAAGTGCTTCAACAAACACGGGCTGGGACAACAGGCCCTGGGGGTGATCTTCCCCTTTGTCTACCTGCCTTACCTGGGCTTCGCCCCCAGGGAGAAATACGTGCATCCCTCGAAGCTTCCCGAGATCCAAAAGTCGGGCTGGCGCGAATGGGCCGATGCCATTATCTTCGCCGTGGTGGCCGCCACCCTCATCCGTATGTTCATGATCGAGGCCTACACCATCCCCACCCCCTCGATGGAGAAATCGCTGCTGGTGGGCGACTACCTCTTCGTGAACAAGGTGACCTATGGCCCCAAGATCCCCAACACCCCCATCGCATTCCCCTTTGCCCACCATACCCTGCCCCTGACCAAGTTTACCAAGTCGTACCTGGAGTGGATCAAGCTCGATTATTACCGCTACCCCGGTCTGCGCCGCATCAAGAACAACGACGTGGTGGTGTTTAACTATCCCGATGGCGACACGGTGGCCCTGCAAAGGCAAAACGAAAGCTACTATGCCCTGGTGCGCAACATGGGGCGCGAGCAGGTATGGCAAAACTACGACATCGTAGCTCGCCCCGTCGATAAGCGCGAGAACTACATCAAGCGCTGTGTGGGCATTCCCGGCGACAGCCTGCAAATCGTCGACGGCGCCATCCTGGTGAACGGCACCCTGCTGCCCGACCCCGAGGGCGTACAGCATAACTTCCAGGTGGTCACCGATGGCACGCCCATCAACCCCAGGGTGCTCGAACGACTGAACATCACTAACTGGGGGATGATCTCCAGTGGGGTGTATATCCTGGAGATGACCCGTGAGGCGGCAGAACAGGTAAAAACCGTCACCAGCGTGGCCAGCGTCGAAAAGCTCAGCCGCCCCGCCGGACGCTACGAGCCCTACATCTTCCCCCACAAGCCCGAGTTTGCCTGGAATGAAGACAACTTCGGCCCCATCTACATCCCCAAAAAAGGCGCCACCATAGCCATCAGCCCCTCCAACATCGACCTCTATCAGCGCATCATCGACGTGTATGAAGGCAATGACCTGGAGGTCAATGGCGACCAGATCCTCATCAACGGCACGCCTGCCACCTCCTATACCTTCAAGCTCGACTATTACTGGATGATGGGCGACAACCGCCACAACTCGGCCGACTCACGCTTCTGGGGCTTCGTCCCCGAAGACCACATCGTGGGCAGCGCTATGTTCGTCTGGCTCTCCCTCGACAAGGAAAAGTCCTTCCCCGGGAATATCAGGTTTAATAAGACGTTCAGGGTGATTAGGTAA